The genomic segment ATCGTGGTCAGCCAGTCGGGGGAGACCATCGACACCCTCGAAGCCCTGCGCGAGGCCAAGAAGGGCGGCGCCAAGACCCTCGGGGTGATCAACGCCAAGGGCAGCTCCATGACCCGCGAACTCGACGACACGCTGTACATCCACGCCGGGCCGGAGATCGGGGTGGCGAGCACCAAGGCCTACACCTCCATGGTGGGCGCGTTCGTGATGCTCGCGCTGTGGCTGGGCCGCGCCCGCGGCACCCTGACCGATGCGCAGGCGCAGGACCTGCTGCACGCGACCCGCGAACTGCCGCGCCTGGTGGAAGAAGCGCTGAACCCCGCCCGCGTCGCCGAGATCAAGCGGGTGGCCGAGAAGTACGCGCAGGCCCGCGACTACCTCTTCCTGGGACGCGGCGTGAACGCGCCGACCGCCTTCGAGGGGGCGCTGAAGCTCAAGGAGATCAGCTACATCCACGCCGAGGCCTACGCGGCGGGCGAGATGAAGCACGGCCCCATCGCCCTGATCGACTCCAACCTGCCTGTCGTGGTGGTGGCCACCGAGAGCTTCCTGCTCGAAAAGACCATCTCCAACGTGCAGGAGGTCCGTGCCCGCTCCGGCAAGGTGATCGCGCTGCTCTCCGACGGCGACACCGAGAACGCCCAGCACGCCGACGACGTGTTGTACGTGCCCCGCGCCCACGAGATGGTCAGCCCGGTGGTGAACGCGGTCGCCCTGCAACTGCTGGCCTACTTCACGGCGAGCTACCTGGGCAAGGACGTGGACAAGCCGCGCAACCTCGCCAAGAGCGTGACAGTCGAGTAATCCGGTCAGCGAGAACAAGGGGGCAGGGTTCAGGCGGCTCTGCCCCCTTGGCGTCGTGCCCCCGGCCTCCATGAAGGCTGTCTTCTGGCGCGGCTTCAGGACGGCGTCCCCGGACCCCTCAAGATGAACGGGTGACCCGGACCCGCTCCTCCAACCCACCCCAAGGCGAACCCTCCCGGCGGGAGTGGTTCAGTGAATTGATCGGCCGCACGCGCTTCGTGGTGCTGATCGCCGTGATCGCCGTGCTGCTGGTCGCCTTCAGCCTGTTTCTCCAGGGAACCATTCTGGCGCTGAACACCATCTACCAGACCTGGCGCGAGATGTTCGCCCAGGGCATCGACAGCCAGTCGGGTACGCTGGCGGTCGAGTTTCTGGAGGTCGTGGGCACCATGCTCAAGGCGGTGGTGTTCTACCTGATCGGGGTGGGGCTCTACTCGCTGTTCATCAAGCCGCTCAACCTGACCTCGGCGCTGGGGGTCGAGAGCCTCAGTGACCTTGAGCAGAAGGTCGTGTCGGTGGTCATCGTGATTCTGGGCGTGACCTTCCTCGAACACTTCATCCGCTGGGAGGAGCCGGTCGAGACCCTGTACTTCGCGGGGTCGCTCGCGCTGGCGGGCGGAGCGCTGGTCTTTTTCCAGCGGGTGCACAAGGGCAGCGGCAGCGACCTCCAGCAGCCCGGTTCCAAGCTCAAGGCCCGGCGCGACCTGTTCGAGCGCGACAGCGAGCAGCGCCACATCGACGAGGAGGACGTGGCGATCGCCGAGCGGGCCACCGAGGCCAAGGCCGAGGGCAAGGTGCCCGCCGGGGGCGGCGGCGAGTAGGGGAAACCGGGGGAGGGTTAGCCGCCCACCACCCGCAGCAGGTGCCGCTCCATCTGCCTCACGCTCTGGCGGGCGGCCTGGGCGCTGTCCATGCCCAGCGCGTGGACGTACAGCGAGCCCCGGTCGGGCGAGAAGGCCAGCGCGACCGTGCCGGGCAGCAGGCCCGTCAGCGACGCCAGCAGGGTGAGCGGCAGGTCGCCCGTGAGGCGCAGGGGCACCTCCACGATCATCGGGTTGAGCCGGGGCCGGGGCTGCAGCGCCATCAGCGCCATGTGGATGTTGGCCCGCACCAGCTCGGCCAGAAAGGCGAGGATCAGCGACAGCGCCGCCGTGACTCCCCGGACATAGGCGGTCGTTCCCAGCGCCCGGCGAAACAGGGTCAGGACCAGAAAGCCGATGCCCCAGCCCAGCGCCAGGGTCCGCAGGCTGACCTCGCCCAGAAACAGTGCCCACACCAGCCCCAGCAGCAGGTTGAACCCCGCGCCCCTCATGGCCCGCCGCTCCCGCCAGGGGAAGAAGCGGCCGGTTCGGGCGGGCAGAGGAGCGGCGCGGCAGACATGTGGTCAGAATACGGGGTCCCCGGTCCCGCCTCCGTCCTGCAAGTAGGCGGCTCAGGACACCGCGTCGGGCCAGCTCGTCAGCCGGGCGCGGGTCCAGAACTCCAGAAAGCCCTCGACCTGGGCCACGAAATCCTGAAAACTCAGCGATTTGATCAGGTAGGAACTGGCGTGCAGGGTGTAGGCGCGGGTGATGTCGTGGTCGTGGTTGGAGGTCGTCAGCATGACCACCGGGATCTGCACCAGCCGGGGGTCGGCCTTCATCGCCTCCAGCACCTCGAAGCCCGACATGCCCGGCATGTTCACGTCCAGCAGGACCACGTCTGGCAGGGACGTGCCAGAGGTCCGCAGGTATTCCAGGGCCTCCTGCCCGCCCCCCACGGTCGTGACCTCACACAGGTGGGCGTATTCCGCGAAGACCTCTTCGGCGAGGTGGCGGTCCATCAGGCTGTCGTCGACGAGCAGCAGGCGCAGGGGACGGCTCATGGCCGCACCTCCCCCTGAACGCAGGTGGGCCGGATCAGGGTCGGGGGCTTTAGCAGACGCATAGCTGAGGCTCATCTTAGCGGGCCGGGTGGGCGGAGGCAGCCACACTTCTGATTCCAGCGGCTTAAAAAGTCTTGAATCCATTCGGGGGTCACTCCTTAAACACATGAATGAGGCGTCAAGAGCCTGACGGGGGGCGGGCGAGGGGCACAGTCGCGCTAGCCTGCGCCCCATGACTGGCCTGTCTTCCTCTCCCCGGCCCCGTATCCTCGTCGCCAACGACGACGGCATCTTCTCGCCCGGCATCAAGGCGCTGGGGCTGGCGCTGGCCGAGGTGGGCGACGTGGTGGTCGTCGCGCCCGACGTGGAGCAGTCGGCGGTGGGGCACGGCATCACCATCCGGCGCCCGCTGCGCTTCAAGCACACGGCGTCGGCAGGCTTCGGGACCCTGCCCGCCTACCGGGTGGACGGCACGCCCGCCGACTGCGTGGTGCTGGGCGTGCATCTGCTGGGAAGGCCCGACCTGGTGGTCAGCGGGATCAACGTGGGGCCGAACCTGGGCGACGACCTCACGCACTCGGGCACGGTCGCGGCGGCCATCGAGGGGCTGGCGCTGGGGCTGCCTTCCATCGCCTTCAGTGCGCGGGCGAATGCGGACGGCGAATACGGCTTCGCGGCGGGGGCGGCCTACGCCGCGCGGCTGGCCCGCGAGGTGCTCTCAAGGGGATTGCCGCCCCGCGTGCTGCTCAACGTCAACTTTCCGGCGGGGACCCCGCGCGGCGTGCGGGTCACCCGCGTGGGCGAACACCGCTGGGAGGACTCCATCGTGACCCGCCAGGACCCCGAGGGCCGCGAGTACCACTGGGTCGCGGGCCAGAGCACCGCGCCCGACGCCGACGACCCGGCGACCGATTACGGGGCGGTGGAAGCCGGATTCATCAGCGTCACGCCCGTGCGCCTCGACCTGACCGCCCGCGACCTGCTGGACGAGGTGGAAGGCTACGTGCCGGGGGTGTAACCCGGCCCCAGGCTCCGGCGCACCTCGAACGCCCAGGCCCGCACGCCGTCCGGCACCGCCAACGGCGGCCCCTCGCCCGCCCAGCGGCTGGCGACGAGGGCGAGGCCGGGCTGCTCCGGGCTGGTCAGCAGTTCCGCGCCGAGAAAACCCGGTTGCCCCGGCAGGGTGTCCAGCCACGCGGCGAGGGCAAGTCCGGCTTGCTCTCCCTTCGCCTCGGCGTAGTGGACCCGCAGGGGGACGCTCATTCGTACAGGCTCAGCGGATTTTTGGGATTCCAGCGCAGGTAGGTGCCGAAGTGCAGGTGGGTGCCCGTGCTGCGGCCGGTGTTGCCCACCCGGCCGACGACCTGTCCCTGCGCCACCGTCTCGCCCGCCCGCACGAGGTTGGCGCTCAGGTGCGCGTAGCGGGTGATCCAGCCGCCTTCGTGCTCCAGCACGACCGTCCAGCCCCAACCGCGCTTGAAGTCCGCCCGCGACTCGATGACCCGGCCCGAGCGGGCGGCGCGGACCGGCGAGCCGTGCGGGGCGAGGATGTCCACTCCATAGTGCATCTCGCGCTCGCCGTCCATGACGCGCTGGCCGAAATCGCTGCTGATCCCCGCGTACCCCGCCACCGGCCACAGCCACCCGCGCGAGGAGGCGGGCGCCGCACTCACCCGCACCGACGCTGCCCGCACCACCGCGCCGCCCGTTCGGGCTGGGGTCGCCTGGAGACGCGAGGCCACGGTGCGGGGGGGAATCCGGACCGTGGCCCCCACCCGCAGCACCTTGCCGCCCCGGTAGCCCGGATTGGCCCCCAGCAGCCGCGCGAGGCTGATCCCGTAGCGCCGCGCGATCACGCTGAGGTTCTCGCCGCCCCTGACCCGGTGGGTGCGCCCCGCCAGCACCCGGTCGGGAATGCTGAGCACCTGCCCGGCCCGCACGTAGTTCGCGTTACGCAGGGCCGGGTTGGCCGACTTCAGGGCCGAGATGCTCACGCCCGCCCGCCCCGCGATCACCGTGAGGTTGTCGCCCGGCTTGACCCGGTAGCTCCCCGCCTCCGCCATGCCCCCAGGAAGGAGGCCGGGCAGCAGGAGGGCGGCGGCGGCCAGCAGGCTCCGCGCCACCGGGCGACGGGAGCGCCGGATGAGAGTGGGATTCACGTCACTTAGTGTAATGGTGGGATTGAACTGCGGATGTGAACAAACCTGTCGCGCGTTACCTTGCGGATATGTCAGGGCCTCCGTACACTCCGCCCCCCGGTTCCCGGCGGCTGCGCCTGCTGCTTGCCTGGGACGGCTCGGGCTTCGCCGGGTGGCAGTCGCAACCCCACGCCCCCAGTGTGCAGGACACCCTTCACGCCGCCTTCGCCCGACTGGGAGCGGAGGAAGCCGCCCGCCCGGTCGCCGCCGGGCGCACCGACGCAGGAGTCCACGCGGAGGCGATGCCCGCGCACATCGACGTGCCGGAAGGGTTCCGGGTGCCCGCAGAGCGGCTGGCCCGTGCCCTCAACGCCCACCTCCCGGAGAGCGTGGCGGTGCTGGAGGCGGGGGAGGCCCCGCCCGGCTTCCACGCTCGCTTCTCCTGCACCGAGCGGCGCTACATCTACCGGCTGCTCCACTCACCCCAGCGCCACCCGCTGTGGGCGGGCCGCGCCCTGCACGTGCCGGGACCGCTGGACGTGCCCGCCATGAATGCCGCCGCCCTGCCCCTGATCGGCACCCACGACTTCGCCGCCTTCGCCACCCAGGAAGACCGGCAGACGGTGCGCGAGTTGCGGGCGCTCTCGGTGCGGCCCGGTCCCCCCGTTCACGGTGGTCAGATCTGGGAGGTCCATGTCGCGGGCGAGAGCTTCCTGCGGCACATGGTGCGGGGGCTGGTGGGCACGCTGCTGCTCGTCGGCCAGGGCAAGCTGCGCGGGGAGGACCTGCCCGCCATCCTCGCCGGACGCGAGCGGGCG from the Deinococcus sp. NW-56 genome contains:
- a CDS encoding YqhA family protein — translated: MTRTRSSNPPQGEPSRREWFSELIGRTRFVVLIAVIAVLLVAFSLFLQGTILALNTIYQTWREMFAQGIDSQSGTLAVEFLEVVGTMLKAVVFYLIGVGLYSLFIKPLNLTSALGVESLSDLEQKVVSVVIVILGVTFLEHFIRWEEPVETLYFAGSLALAGGALVFFQRVHKGSGSDLQQPGSKLKARRDLFERDSEQRHIDEEDVAIAERATEAKAEGKVPAGGGGE
- a CDS encoding Na+/H+ antiporter subunit E: MRGAGFNLLLGLVWALFLGEVSLRTLALGWGIGFLVLTLFRRALGTTAYVRGVTAALSLILAFLAELVRANIHMALMALQPRPRLNPMIVEVPLRLTGDLPLTLLASLTGLLPGTVALAFSPDRGSLYVHALGMDSAQAARQSVRQMERHLLRVVGG
- a CDS encoding response regulator; this translates as MSRPLRLLLVDDSLMDRHLAEEVFAEYAHLCEVTTVGGGQEALEYLRTSGTSLPDVVLLDVNMPGMSGFEVLEAMKADPRLVQIPVVMLTTSNHDHDITRAYTLHASSYLIKSLSFQDFVAQVEGFLEFWTRARLTSWPDAVS
- the surE gene encoding 5'/3'-nucleotidase SurE, translating into MTGLSSSPRPRILVANDDGIFSPGIKALGLALAEVGDVVVVAPDVEQSAVGHGITIRRPLRFKHTASAGFGTLPAYRVDGTPADCVVLGVHLLGRPDLVVSGINVGPNLGDDLTHSGTVAAAIEGLALGLPSIAFSARANADGEYGFAAGAAYAARLAREVLSRGLPPRVLLNVNFPAGTPRGVRVTRVGEHRWEDSIVTRQDPEGREYHWVAGQSTAPDADDPATDYGAVEAGFISVTPVRLDLTARDLLDEVEGYVPGV
- a CDS encoding antibiotic biosynthesis monooxygenase, giving the protein MSVPLRVHYAEAKGEQAGLALAAWLDTLPGQPGFLGAELLTSPEQPGLALVASRWAGEGPPLAVPDGVRAWAFEVRRSLGPGYTPGT
- a CDS encoding M23 family metallopeptidase yields the protein MNPTLIRRSRRPVARSLLAAAALLLPGLLPGGMAEAGSYRVKPGDNLTVIAGRAGVSISALKSANPALRNANYVRAGQVLSIPDRVLAGRTHRVRGGENLSVIARRYGISLARLLGANPGYRGGKVLRVGATVRIPPRTVASRLQATPARTGGAVVRAASVRVSAAPASSRGWLWPVAGYAGISSDFGQRVMDGEREMHYGVDILAPHGSPVRAARSGRVIESRADFKRGWGWTVVLEHEGGWITRYAHLSANLVRAGETVAQGQVVGRVGNTGRSTGTHLHFGTYLRWNPKNPLSLYE
- the truA gene encoding tRNA pseudouridine(38-40) synthase TruA, which codes for MSGPPYTPPPGSRRLRLLLAWDGSGFAGWQSQPHAPSVQDTLHAAFARLGAEEAARPVAAGRTDAGVHAEAMPAHIDVPEGFRVPAERLARALNAHLPESVAVLEAGEAPPGFHARFSCTERRYIYRLLHSPQRHPLWAGRALHVPGPLDVPAMNAAALPLIGTHDFAAFATQEDRQTVRELRALSVRPGPPVHGGQIWEVHVAGESFLRHMVRGLVGTLLLVGQGKLRGEDLPAILAGRERARAGANVPAQGLTFMGASYDAPARTM